In Ruminococcaceae bacterium R-25, a genomic segment contains:
- a CDS encoding small subunit ribosomal protein S5, whose product MALESKNISREEKKDKEFEERVIHIGRVSKTVKGGKNMRFAALVVIGDRKGRVGKGIGKSTEVPDAIRKGIEEAKKNIVDVSIVNGTIPHETIGEFAAAHIVMKPAANGTGVIAGGPVRSVCELAGITDIRTKSIGSNNPNNMVNATIEGLKSLKSVEEVARLRGKSVDEIK is encoded by the coding sequence ATGGCTTTAGAGTCTAAGAACATTTCAAGAGAAGAAAAGAAGGATAAAGAGTTCGAAGAGCGCGTTATCCACATCGGCCGTGTTTCCAAGACTGTTAAGGGCGGTAAGAACATGAGATTTGCTGCTCTCGTAGTTATCGGTGACAGAAAGGGTCGTGTAGGTAAGGGCATCGGTAAGTCCACCGAAGTTCCGGACGCTATCAGAAAGGGTATCGAAGAAGCAAAGAAGAACATCGTTGATGTTTCTATCGTTAACGGTACTATCCCTCACGAGACAATCGGTGAATTCGCTGCAGCTCACATCGTTATGAAGCCTGCTGCAAACGGTACCGGTGTTATCGCCGGCGGTCCTGTTCGTTCAGTATGCGAACTCGCTGGTATCACAGATATCCGTACAAAGTCTATCGGATCCAACAATCCTAATAACATGGTCAACGCTACTATCGAGGGCCTTAAGTCCTTGAAGTCCGTAGAAGAAGTTGCAAGACTTCGCGGTAAGTCCGTTGACGAGATTAAGTAA
- a CDS encoding LSU ribosomal protein L30P, whose translation MANIKITLVKSINKARESEKATVRALGLKKIGQTVEKADNEATRGMIKKAVNYVAVEEN comes from the coding sequence ATGGCTAACATTAAGATTACGCTTGTCAAGAGCATTAATAAGGCAAGAGAGTCCGAGAAGGCTACAGTAAGAGCTTTGGGCTTAAAGAAGATCGGTCAGACTGTTGAGAAGGCTGACAATGAGGCTACACGCGGCATGATCAAAAAGGCTGTTAACTACGTAGCCGTAGAAGAGAATTAA
- a CDS encoding LSU ribosomal protein L15P → MKLNEMTSAGNVKAYRKGRGPGSGNGKTAGRGHKGQNARSGGGVRPGFEGGQMPLYRRLPKRGFNNKRFAPAYIEVNIGDLEVFDNGTAVDAKALSEKGIITLPKNNDGIKILGNGELTKKLDVTAAKFTASAKEKIEKAGGTATEG, encoded by the coding sequence ATGAAGCTCAATGAAATGACTTCCGCAGGCAACGTAAAAGCATATCGTAAGGGAAGAGGTCCCGGATCCGGTAATGGTAAGACAGCAGGCCGTGGCCACAAGGGCCAGAACGCTCGTTCAGGCGGCGGTGTACGTCCCGGTTTCGAAGGTGGCCAGATGCCCCTTTACAGACGTCTCCCTAAGAGAGGCTTCAACAACAAGAGATTTGCTCCTGCTTACATTGAAGTAAACATCGGAGATCTTGAGGTTTTCGATAACGGAACAGCAGTAGATGCTAAGGCTCTTTCTGAAAAGGGCATCATCACTCTTCCTAAGAACAACGACGGCATCAAGATTCTCGGCAACGGTGAGCTCACAAAGAAGCTCGATGTAACAGCTGCTAAGTTCACAGCTTCAGCAAAAGAGAAGATTGAAAAGGCCGGAGGCACGGCTACGGAGGGCTAA
- a CDS encoding protein translocase subunit secY/sec61 alpha, translating to MNGIFDTAVNAFRVESIRKRLLYTFMILGIFMLGGLVPVPGLDGEKFTQVIRQWGQLGSIMDLISGGGLLHASILSLGVSPYINASIIIQLLTVVIPPLEELSKEGEAGRKKMDKITRISAIVLAFVQSCLFCYSTRSALNAALPTWLNAALVILAFTAGAAIVVFLGEKINDKGIGNGVSLIIFAGIVTRLPEMAKTLYEKCVDISDSIENAALGIIVGILVFIAVTAISILIIVFVLYVQNAERRIPVQYSKKVIGRQTRGGNRDYIPLKVNMSGVMPVIFTMSLLAIPSIIVNMFLSNSDNAAVTWIKESFTGSAYYYIIYFLLVIGFTFFYTQINFHPVEIANNITKNGGMINGIRSGKPTTDFIKSTAFRLNWVEAFFLVLVCIVPTIIGILTGFQNVWFAGTSVLILTGVANDLIVQVEGELEIRSPKGFLEDLTIKTGRR from the coding sequence ATGAACGGTATTTTCGATACTGCAGTAAATGCTTTTCGTGTAGAGTCTATACGTAAAAGACTGCTCTATACCTTCATGATCCTGGGTATCTTTATGCTCGGCGGCCTCGTACCTGTACCGGGACTCGACGGTGAGAAGTTCACTCAAGTTATCCGTCAGTGGGGCCAGCTCGGTAGCATCATGGATCTCATCTCAGGTGGTGGTCTATTACATGCATCAATCTTGTCACTTGGTGTATCACCTTACATCAACGCATCGATCATCATCCAGCTTTTGACTGTCGTTATCCCTCCTTTGGAAGAACTTTCCAAAGAAGGTGAAGCTGGCAGAAAGAAGATGGATAAGATCACTCGTATATCGGCAATCGTCCTGGCATTCGTCCAGTCCTGCCTGTTCTGCTATTCAACACGTTCTGCATTGAATGCCGCTCTTCCTACATGGCTCAACGCAGCACTTGTTATCCTGGCATTCACAGCAGGCGCCGCTATCGTTGTCTTCTTAGGTGAGAAGATCAACGATAAGGGTATCGGCAACGGTGTATCTTTAATCATCTTTGCAGGTATCGTTACACGTCTTCCCGAAATGGCTAAGACACTTTACGAGAAGTGTGTTGATATCAGTGACTCAATTGAAAATGCGGCTCTTGGTATTATTGTCGGAATTCTTGTATTCATCGCGGTAACAGCTATCTCGATTCTCATCATCGTATTCGTTCTTTATGTTCAGAATGCTGAGAGAAGAATTCCTGTACAGTACTCAAAGAAGGTTATCGGCAGACAGACTCGTGGTGGTAACAGAGACTATATCCCGCTCAAGGTTAATATGTCCGGTGTTATGCCTGTTATCTTTACAATGTCTCTTTTGGCTATTCCTTCCATTATCGTAAACATGTTCTTAAGCAACAGCGATAATGCAGCAGTCACATGGATCAAGGAATCATTCACAGGAAGCGCTTACTACTACATAATCTACTTCCTTCTCGTAATCGGATTTACATTCTTCTACACACAGATCAATTTCCATCCTGTAGAGATTGCAAACAACATTACAAAGAACGGCGGTATGATCAACGGTATCAGATCTGGTAAGCCTACGACTGATTTCATCAAGTCAACTGCTTTCAGACTTAACTGGGTTGAAGCATTCTTCCTTGTTCTTGTCTGCATCGTTCCTACGATCATCGGTATCCTTACAGGATTCCAGAACGTCTGGTTCGCAGGTACATCCGTATTGATCCTTACAGGTGTTGCCAACGACCTGATCGTTCAGGTTGAAGGTGAACTCGAGATCAGAAGCCCTAAGGGATTCCTCGAAGATCTCACTATCAAGACCGGCAGAAGATAA